In Brachybacterium saurashtrense, the genomic stretch ACGCCCCCGAAGGGGTGGAGATCTGGTCCACCCCCGGCGGCAGCTGGGCCGTGCTGCTGGACGCGATGGACACCGAGACCGTCGCCGTGGAGACCTGGAAGTGGAAGCTGGTGGGCGAGGACGTCTACGAGGGCGGCGCCAGCCTGCCGGTGCTCGGGATCATGCACCACGTGATCGACGGGGCCCTCGAAGTGGAGACCGCGGAGTCCGTCCAGGTGGTGGAGGCCGGCGGGTCCGGGCGCGCCGGCCCGGGCGGCGCCTACCGCTACCGCGCCCACGACGGCCAGGCGGCCGTGTTCGTCTCCGTCGCGATGCTCACCCGTACGGCGGGCCCCGCCGCCCCCTGAGACGCCCGGTCACGGAACGGTCACGGGCCCCTCCGGGCGGGGGCTCCGCACCACCGCGCTCCTACGGTGTCGACGTCCCGTGCAGGCCCCTCCTCGGCCTGCGCCCCGTCGAGATCGGAGATCCCCGTGAGCGTCGACGCCCAGCCCGCCCCCGCCGATCCGGGCACTGCCGCCGCCCAGGCCGCGACCCGCGAATCGCTGGAGGACTACACCCTCCGCTTCGCCCCCCGCTCGTACCGCACCTGGACCCCGGCTGTGGTGGCCACCAGCGCCCTGGGCGGCATCGCCTACCTCGCGGACTTCTCGATCGGCGCGAACATCGCCCTCACCCACGGCACGATGAACGGCCTGATCGGCATCGCCCTCGCCGCGACGGTCATCTTCCTCACCGGGCTGCCGCTGGCCTACTACGCGGCCCGCTACAACCTCGACCTCGACCTCATCACCCGCGGCAGCGGCTTCGGCTACTACGGCTCGGTGATCACGAACGTCATCTTCGCGTCCTTCACCTTCATCTTCTTCGCCCTCGAGGGCTCGATCATGGCGCAGGGCCTGTACCTGGGGCTGGGGATCCCGCGCTGGATCGGGTATCTCGTCTCCACCCTGCTGATCTTCCCGCTGGTGATCTACGGGATGAAGACGCTCGCGAAGCTGCAGGTGGCCACCACCCCGGTGTGGCTGGTGCTGATGGTCATCCCCGTCGCCTACCTGGTGATCTCGCATCCCGAGTCGGTGCAGACCTTCCTCACCTGGACCGGGGAGAGCGAGCAGGGCGTCAGCCTCGCCTCCGCGATGCTCGCCGCCGGCGTGTGCCTGTCGCTGATCGCCCAGATCGCCGAGCAGATCGACTACCTGCGCTTCATGCCGCCCCGCACTGCCGCGAACCGGCGCTCCTGGTGGGCGGCCACGATCCTCGGCGGCCCCGGCTGGGTGCTGTTCGGCGCCACCAAGCAGGTGCTGGGCATGTTCCTGGCGGTGTACCTGGTGGCCACCGTCCCCGGTGCCCGCGAGTTCGCGAACGAGCCGGTGCAGCAGTTCCTGGTCACCTACGAGCAGCTGATGCCGGGCTGGCTCGCCCTCGTGCTGGCGGTGGTGCTGGTGGTGATCTCGCAGGTCAAGATCAACGTCACCAACGCCTACTCCGGTTCGCTGGCCTGGACCAACGCGTACACTCGCCTCACCCGCCGCTACCCCGGCCGGCTCGTGTTCCTCGCCGTGAACCTGGGCATCGCCCTGGTGCTGATGGAGGCGAACATGTTCGCGTTCCTCAACGGCATCCTGTCCTTCTACGCGAACCTCGCGATGTCCTGGATCTGCGTGGTCGCCACCGACATCGTGGTGAACAAGCACGTGCTGAAGCTGTCGCCGAAGCGCCCCGAGTTCCGCCGCGGCATGCTGCACGACTGGAACCCGGTGGGCCTGGTGGCGATGGGGCTCTCCGGAGGTCTCTCGATCGCGATCTACTTCGGGGCCTTCGGAGCGGCCGTCCAGCCGTACTCGCCCCTGTTCGCGGTGGGCATCGCCGTGGTGGCCACCCCGCTGATGGCCGTGGCCACCCAGGGCCGCTACTACCTGCGCCGCACGGACGACGGCATCGACCTGCCGCTGGACGACGAGGACGGCAACCCCTCCGGCGAGCTGCTGCCCTGCGCGGTCACCGGGCTGGAGTTCGAGCGGCCCGACATGATCGCCTCCGCGATCCCGGGCCCTGACGGCCGCACCCAGTACCTCTCCTCCCTGGCCCTGACCACCGACCGCACGGGCGCCCACGTGCTGCCGAAGGAGTGAGGGCGGGTGCGGCTCACCCCCGGTGACTCCGAGAAGCTGCTGCTCGCCGTGGCGGGGATGGTGGCCCGCGACCGCCTCGAGCGCGGCGTGCTGCTGAACCATCCCGAGTCCGTCGCGCTGCTGTCCACCTGGGTGATCGAGCGGGCCCGCGAGGGCGTGCCGGTCGAGCAGCTGATGGTGGACGGCCGCGAGGTGCTGCGCCGCGACCAGGTGATGGACGGCATCGCCGAGATGCTCGCGGACGTGCAGGTCGAAGCCACCTTCCCCGACGGTCGCAAGCTCGTCACCCTCCACCATCCGATCGCCTGAAGGAGCACGATGAGCACCCCTGACCCCGCCCTCGTCGGCCCCACCGGTCCCGGCGCGATCCGGGTGCGCCCCGGCACCCGAGAGCTGAACCACCGCGCCGACCCCGCCGACCGGATCGAGCTGGTGCTGGAGAACACCGGCGACCGGCCCGTCCAGATCGGCTCCCACCTGCACCTGCCGGACGCGAACGAGGCGCTCGCGATGGACCGGGAGGCCGCCCGCGGCTTCCGCCTCGATGTCCCCGCCGGCACCTCGCTGCGCTTCGAGCCCGGCGCCTCCCGCACGGTCGCGGCGGTGCGGCTCGGGGGCGCGGGCCGGGTGCCCGGGCTGCAGATCCGCTCGGTCGAAGGGCAGGCGCGCTGATGGCCCGGATCGACGCGGAGCGTTACGCCGCCCTCTACGGCCCCACCGCCGGGGACCAGGTGCGACTCGGCGACACCGACCTCTGGATCGAGGTGGAGCGGGACCTCACCGTCGGCGGGGAGGAGGCGGTGTTCGGGGGCGGCAAGTCGATCCGCGAGTCGATGGCGCAGGGCACCACCACCCGCGCCGAGGGCGCGCTGGACACCGTGATCACCAACGCCGTGGTGCTGGACCACTGGGGCGTGGTGCGGGCGGACGTGGGCCTGCGCGACGGGCGCATCGTGGCCCTCGGGAAGTCCGGGAACCCCGATGTGCAGGACGGCATCGACCCGGCCCTGCGCATCGGCCCCTCCACCGACGTCATCGCGGGGGAGGGGCGGATCCTCACCGCCGGCGCCTTCGACACCCACGTGCACCTGCTCTCCCCCTCGCAGATCCATGAGGCCCTCGCCACCGGCACCACCACGATCGGCGGCGGCGGGACCGGCCCGTCGGAGGGCTCGCGCGCCACCACCGTCACCCCGGGGGCCTGGCACCTGGGACGCATGCACCAGGCGCTGGACCACCTGCCGGTGAACGTGCTGCTGCTGGGCAAGGGCAACACCGTCTCCGCCGCGGCGCTCGCGGAGCAGGCGCTGGCCGGCGCCGCGGGGTACAAGGTCCACGAGGACTGGGGCGCGACGCCCGCCGCGATCGACGCCTCCCTGCGTGCGGCCGAGGAGCACGGCCTGCAGGTGGCGCTGCACTCCGACTCACTCAACGAGGCCGGCTTCGTGCAGTCCACGATCCGTGCGATCGACGGCCGCACCCTCCACGCCTTCCACATCGAGGGTGCCGGCGGCGGTCACGCCCCGGACATCCTCGAGATCGCCTCGCTCCCGCACGTGCTGCCCGGTTCCACGAACCCCACGCTCCCGCACACCGTGAACACCGTGGCCGAGCATCTCGACATGCTCATGGTGTGCCACCACCTCAAGCCCTCGGTCCCCGAGGACCTCGCCTTCGCCGAGTCCCGCATCCGGGCCACGACGATCGCGGCGGAGGACCTCCTGCACGACCTGGGCGCGCTGTCCATCACCTCCTCGGATGCGCAGGCGATGGGGCGGATCGGCGAGGTGATCACCCGCACCTGGCAGGTCGCGCACGTGATGAAGCATCGCGTGGGGCCGCTGGGAGGCGGCCTCCCGGCGGACAACGAGCGAGCCCGCCGCTACGTCGCGAAGTACACGATCAACCCGGCGATCGCGCACGGCGTGGACGCGCACATCGGCTCCGTGGAGCCGGGCAAGCTCGCGGATCTGGTGCTGTGGGATCCGCGGTTCTTCGGCGCGCGGCCCGAGCTGGTGCTCAAGGGCGGGATGATCGCCTGGGCCGCGCTGGGGGACCCGAACGCCTCGATCCCCACCCCGCAGCCGGTGCTGCAGCGACCCGCCTTCGGCGACGCGCTCGGCGCGCCGCTGTCGGTCTCCTTCGTGGCGCCTGCCGCGGTGGAGGACGGCCTGCGCGAGCGCCTGGGTCTCGCCCGCGAGCTGCTGCCCGTGGCGGACACCCGCGGCGTGACCAAGGCGGATCTCGTCAACAACACCGCCCTGCCACGGATCGACATCCGCCCGGACACCTTCGAGATCAGCATCGACGGCGAGCCCGTGGTGCCGGCCCCCGCCGCGACGCTCCCGCTGGCCCAGCGGTACCAGCTGTTCTGAGCCGGATGCTCACCACCGCCCCCGCGACCCCGCTCGCCTCCACCACGCTGGCCATGCTGCTGGCGGACTCGCGCCTGCCCGCCGGCGCGCACGTCGCCTCCGGGGCGCTCGAGGCCGCCCTGCGCGACGGCCTCGATCCTGCCGCCACCGGCGACTACCTGGCCGGCCGCATGGCCACCGTGGTGCCGGTCGAGGCCGGCACCGCCGTGCTCGCCCGGCACCTGGCGCTGCACGGCGGGGACCTCGAGGCGCTGCGCGAGGAGTGGGCGGCACGCACCCCCAGCCGTGCCCTGCGCGAGGTCGCCGTCGCGCTCGGCGACGGTCTGCGCCGCCTCGCGCAGACGCTCTGGCCCGCCGCGCTCCCGCCGCCCCCGCCCGGGACGGGGCCCTGGCCGCGCCCGATCGTGCTGGGCCTGATCGCCGCCTCGGCCGGGCTCGAGGCGGCCGACCTGGTGCGGCTGATCGCCTACGACGACGCGCAGACGGTCGCCGCCGCACTGCTCAAGCTCGAGCCCGGCGACCCCCGCGAGGCGGCGGCGCTGGTGCTCGAGGCCTGCGCCCTGCTGGAACCGCGCGTGGCCGAGCTGGCCGCGCTCACCGACCCGGCGCACATCCCGTGCGCCGGGGCACCCCTGATCGACGGCTGGGCGGAGGCCCAGTCGCAGCTGCCGAGGAGGCTCTTCCGTGCCTGAGAACACCGCCGCCCACCGCTCCCTGCGCCTCGGGGTCGCCGGACCCGTCGGCACCGGCAAGAGCTCGCTGATCGCGACGATCTGCCGGGCGCTCGCCGAGGAGATCCGCCTGGGGGTGATCACCAACGACATCTACACCGACGAGGACGCGCGCTTCCTGCGCTCCGCCGGAGTGCTGGACCCTGCACGGATCCGCGCCGTGGAGACCGGTGCCTGCCCGCACACGGCGATCCGCGATGACGTCACCGCGAACCTCGCCGCCGTCGAGCAGCTCGAGGCGGACTTCGACCCGCTGGACGTGGTGCTGGTGGAGTCCGGCGGCGACAACCTCACCGCGACCTTCTCCCCGGCCCTGGTGGACGCGCAGCTGTTCGTGCTCGACGTGGCCGGCGGCGGGGACGTGGCCCGCAAGGGCGGCCCCGGCATCGGCCGCGCGGACCTGCTGGTCGTCAACAAGGTGGACATCGCCCCGCACGTGGGTGTGGACGTCGAGCAGATGGTCGCCGACGCCACCGCGGCCCGGGAGGGCCGGGACGTGCTGGCCGTGTCCCGGCACCGGGAGGACACCGTCTCCGAGCTGCGCGCCTGGGTGCTGGCCGTCCTCGCCGCCCACACCGACGGCCGCCACGTCCCCCAGGATCCGGGCCCGATGGCCCCGCACGTCCACGCCGACGGCGAGGAGCACGGGCACCCCCACGCCCACCCGCACGAGCACGCCCCCTCCCGATGACCAGGATCGCTCTCGCGCCCGTCCCGGGCGGTCCGGTGCGCGTGACCACCACGCCGGGCCTGCTCCAGGCCCGCACCGTCTCCCGCGGCGCGGACCGGGCCCACGTGGCGCTGGTCGCGGGCGGCGCGATGCTGGTGGGCGGCGACCGGATCGCGGTCGAGGTGGAGGTGGCCGAGGGCTGCGCCCTCGAGCTCGAGGACGTGGGCGGCACCCTCGCCTACCCGGGCGAGGGGCGGCGCAGCGCCTTCGACGTGAGGATCCGGCTGGAGCGCGGTGCGCGGCTGATCTGGCGCGCCCATCCGTTCGTCGTCGCGGACGGTGCGGCGGTGGACCGACGTCTCGAGCTCTCTGTCGCCGAGGGGGCATCGGCGTGCCTGCGCGA encodes the following:
- the ureG gene encoding urease accessory protein UreG yields the protein MPENTAAHRSLRLGVAGPVGTGKSSLIATICRALAEEIRLGVITNDIYTDEDARFLRSAGVLDPARIRAVETGACPHTAIRDDVTANLAAVEQLEADFDPLDVVLVESGGDNLTATFSPALVDAQLFVLDVAGGGDVARKGGPGIGRADLLVVNKVDIAPHVGVDVEQMVADATAAREGRDVLAVSRHREDTVSELRAWVLAVLAAHTDGRHVPQDPGPMAPHVHADGEEHGHPHAHPHEHAPSR
- a CDS encoding helix-turn-helix domain-containing protein, which produces MSGGMRPAVVEQLGERIRAARQELDLSVGALADLSEVSRRMLTQIELGQANPSVALLDRIAAGLGTTFAALMGVGAGDAPEGVEIWSTPGGSWAVLLDAMDTETVAVETWKWKLVGEDVYEGGASLPVLGIMHHVIDGALEVETAESVQVVEAGGSGRAGPGGAYRYRAHDGQAAVFVSVAMLTRTAGPAAP
- a CDS encoding urease subunit beta, with translation MSTPDPALVGPTGPGAIRVRPGTRELNHRADPADRIELVLENTGDRPVQIGSHLHLPDANEALAMDREAARGFRLDVPAGTSLRFEPGASRTVAAVRLGGAGRVPGLQIRSVEGQAR
- a CDS encoding urease subunit alpha, which gives rise to MARIDAERYAALYGPTAGDQVRLGDTDLWIEVERDLTVGGEEAVFGGGKSIRESMAQGTTTRAEGALDTVITNAVVLDHWGVVRADVGLRDGRIVALGKSGNPDVQDGIDPALRIGPSTDVIAGEGRILTAGAFDTHVHLLSPSQIHEALATGTTTIGGGGTGPSEGSRATTVTPGAWHLGRMHQALDHLPVNVLLLGKGNTVSAAALAEQALAGAAGYKVHEDWGATPAAIDASLRAAEEHGLQVALHSDSLNEAGFVQSTIRAIDGRTLHAFHIEGAGGGHAPDILEIASLPHVLPGSTNPTLPHTVNTVAEHLDMLMVCHHLKPSVPEDLAFAESRIRATTIAAEDLLHDLGALSITSSDAQAMGRIGEVITRTWQVAHVMKHRVGPLGGGLPADNERARRYVAKYTINPAIAHGVDAHIGSVEPGKLADLVLWDPRFFGARPELVLKGGMIAWAALGDPNASIPTPQPVLQRPAFGDALGAPLSVSFVAPAAVEDGLRERLGLARELLPVADTRGVTKADLVNNTALPRIDIRPDTFEISIDGEPVVPAPAATLPLAQRYQLF
- a CDS encoding urease accessory protein UreF produces the protein MLTTAPATPLASTTLAMLLADSRLPAGAHVASGALEAALRDGLDPAATGDYLAGRMATVVPVEAGTAVLARHLALHGGDLEALREEWAARTPSRALREVAVALGDGLRRLAQTLWPAALPPPPPGTGPWPRPIVLGLIAASAGLEAADLVRLIAYDDAQTVAAALLKLEPGDPREAAALVLEACALLEPRVAELAALTDPAHIPCAGAPLIDGWAEAQSQLPRRLFRA
- a CDS encoding purine-cytosine permease family protein codes for the protein MSVDAQPAPADPGTAAAQAATRESLEDYTLRFAPRSYRTWTPAVVATSALGGIAYLADFSIGANIALTHGTMNGLIGIALAATVIFLTGLPLAYYAARYNLDLDLITRGSGFGYYGSVITNVIFASFTFIFFALEGSIMAQGLYLGLGIPRWIGYLVSTLLIFPLVIYGMKTLAKLQVATTPVWLVLMVIPVAYLVISHPESVQTFLTWTGESEQGVSLASAMLAAGVCLSLIAQIAEQIDYLRFMPPRTAANRRSWWAATILGGPGWVLFGATKQVLGMFLAVYLVATVPGAREFANEPVQQFLVTYEQLMPGWLALVLAVVLVVISQVKINVTNAYSGSLAWTNAYTRLTRRYPGRLVFLAVNLGIALVLMEANMFAFLNGILSFYANLAMSWICVVATDIVVNKHVLKLSPKRPEFRRGMLHDWNPVGLVAMGLSGGLSIAIYFGAFGAAVQPYSPLFAVGIAVVATPLMAVATQGRYYLRRTDDGIDLPLDDEDGNPSGELLPCAVTGLEFERPDMIASAIPGPDGRTQYLSSLALTTDRTGAHVLPKE
- a CDS encoding urease subunit gamma, encoding MRLTPGDSEKLLLAVAGMVARDRLERGVLLNHPESVALLSTWVIERAREGVPVEQLMVDGREVLRRDQVMDGIAEMLADVQVEATFPDGRKLVTLHHPIA
- a CDS encoding urease accessory protein UreD, which encodes MTRIALAPVPGGPVRVTTTPGLLQARTVSRGADRAHVALVAGGAMLVGGDRIAVEVEVAEGCALELEDVGGTLAYPGEGRRSAFDVRIRLERGARLIWRAHPFVVADGAAVDRRLELSVAEGASACLRETLVLGRTGERGGTLRAGLHARTPAAAPLLCEELDLDGARPVTGVMGAHRVLDSVLLLGARPAPEAAVPSGVSVLHLHRRGALARILAHDAHATGLDPLMEEWAAGLRVPDSKGIRLPA